In Hydractinia symbiolongicarpus strain clone_291-10 chromosome 4, HSymV2.1, whole genome shotgun sequence, the following proteins share a genomic window:
- the LOC130641597 gene encoding zinc finger MYM-type protein 1-like, producing MISATKAETVFTETGYRNWKKALESGRGFSKHECSESHKEATERLITAPGTSKDIGEIMVDNLAATKERNRRMLLKLLQSVRYLGRQSLPFRGNWDEETHSELNSNFHQLFLLRCEDDKELSAWLAKKQNYTSPAIQNEMLRMEALSILRDIAKNIQSAEIFTILADETGDVSNTEQLVICIRWVDDELQAHEEFIGLHPLPDTSADQIVFLIKDILLRMNLKLENARGQCYDGAASMAGHRSGVATQIKSLNEKCLYTHCYGHALNLAVGDVIKEIPELKKAFGTAYEICKLVKKSPKRDTQLKNIREATGNESKSVHEFSPTRWTVRSEVLEFFLENHKELMELWTWSLSNVKLPDMRARINRVMTVMSSFNFVFCCCLGETLLKHTDNLSRSLQGDISAAEGQQRVSEVLAVLEKIRSNELFELFWERVLVWKSQLGVSDPKLPRKRKMPDYFNKVSDGPPETYHFHDTAKDHYRHVYFETFDLVINYIQQRFDQPDYKTYVNLQEVLLKSITGQEWESHLKAVCRFYEGDINESLAKVQIPLLPVIASNLGYDKEKFKVTDLIKLLQSFDQSQRTLLSEVVKIAKLLLVMPSTNVVSERSFSALKRVKTYLRSTTTNLRLNNLMVLHIHTDFVDKMDLTQIGDEFIDKHQSRIETFGYYNR from the coding sequence ATGATTTCTGCAACAAAAGCAGAGACAGTTTTTACTGAAACCGGCTACCGAAATTGGAAAAAGGCGCTTGAATCTGGAAGAGGATTTTCTAAACACGAATGTAGCGAATCCCATAAAGAAGCCACTGAAAGACTGATTACTGCGCCAGGTACATCAAAGGACATTGGTGAAATCATGGTAGATAATCTTGCAGCCACAAAGGAAAGGAATAGACGAATGCTGTTAAAACTGTTGCAAAGCGTTCGATATCTAGGGCGACAATCACTTCCGTTTAGAGGCAATTGGGATGAGGAAACACACAGCGAGTTGAATTCGAACTTCCACCAGTTATTTTTACTCCGATGTGAAGATGATAAGGAACTGAGTGCATGGCTTGCAAAAAAGCAAAACTACACGTCACCGGCTATTCAAAACGAAATGCTGCGAATGGAAGCACTTAGTATTTTACGTGACATTGCAAAAAATATTCAGTCAGCTGAGATTTTCACAATCCTTGCAGATGAAACAGGGGATGTCTCAAATACGGAACAACTTGTCATTTGCATTCGGTGGGTTGATGATGAATTACAGGCTCACGAGGAGTTCATTGGCCTCCATCCACTACCTGATACTAGTGCTGACCAAATCGTTTTTTTAATCAAAGATATTCTTTTACGAATGAACTTGAAATTAGAAAATGCTCGCGGCCAATGTTATGATGGAGCTGCATCCATGGCTGGTCACAGATCTGGAGTTGCTACCCAAATCAAATCGTTGAATGAAAAATGTTTGTACACTCACTGTTACGGACATGCTTTGAATTTAGCTGTTGGCGATGTGATAAAAGAAATCCCTGAACTTAAAAAAGCGTTTGGAACTGCCTATGAAATATGTAAACTTGTCAAAAAATCGCCAAAGAGAGACACACAATTAAAGAATATCAGAGAAGCAACAGGAAATGAATCCAAGTCGGTCCATGAGTTTTCTCCTACACGATGGACTGTGCGAAGTGAGGTTCTTGAATTCTTTCTTGAAAACCATAAGGAATTAATGGAGCTTTGGACATGGTCATTATCGAATGTTAAGCTTCCAGATATGAGAGCGAGAATCAACAGAGTAATGACTGTTATGTCTAGTTTTAATTTTGTCTTCTGCTGTTGTCTTGGTGAAACCCTATTGAAACATACAGATAATCTTAGCAGGTCTCTCCAAGGAGATATTTCGGCAGCAGAGGGACAGCAACGGGTGTCGGAAGTCTTAGCTGTGTTAGAGAAGATCAGAAGCAACGAATTGTTTGAGCTATTTTGGGAGCGAGTTCTTGTCTGGAAATCACAACTCGGAGTATCTGATCCTAAACTTCCACGAAAAAGAAAGATGCCAgattattttaacaaagtatCAGATGGCCCTCCTGAAACATATCATTTTCATGACACTGCCAAAGATCACTATCGCcacgtttactttgaaacttTCGATCTAGTTATTAACTACATCCAACAAAGATTCGATCAACCTGATTACAAGACATACGTCAATTTACAGGAAGTTCTTTTAAAATCGATCACTGGTCAGGAATGGGAAAGTCATCTAAAAGCAGTTTGTCGTTTCTACGAAGGAGATATCAACGAGTCACTTGCTAAAGTCCAAATACCGCTACTCCCAGTCATCGCATCCAACCTTGGTTACGACAAAGAGAAATTCAAAGTAACCGATCTAATCAAGCTGTTACAAAGTTTTGATCAATCTCAAAGAACTCTTCTAAGTGAAGTTGTCAAAATAGCGAAATTGTTGTTGGTAATGCCGTCCACAAACGTCGTCAGCGAAAGATCGTTTTCTGCTTTGAAACGAGTCAAAACGTACCTTAGATCAACAACCACGAATTTACGTTTGAACAATTTGATGGTCCTCCATATTCATACTGATTTCGTTGACAAAATGGATTTAACTCAAATAGGAGATGAATTTATCGATAAACACCAAAGCAGAATAGAAACTTTTGGCTATTACAATAGATAA
- the LOC130641598 gene encoding uncharacterized protein LOC130641598: MREGIFSDGTRTLKITIWADLLEIVKEFQLIQIANASTKTFYEELVLTTNYSTIICFLTEALDVQFDESVAQKDSTATPPKEMIVCCPVIEFIVVKTFLQCKICKGKVDIRLGTGLATCTNVHCGRDFSVTHLKQQPNCCQICVVLDMRNEYVALTVTAYREVLQEYFGEEIADEVKLRSDLLNLTDVDFVITKGQKVSKMTMHKK, translated from the coding sequence ATGAGAGAGGGCATCTTTAGTGATGGTACGAGAACATTGAAGATCACTATTTGGGCTGATTTATTGGAAATTGTTAAGGAATTCCAATTGATTCAAATAGCAAATGCGTCAACCAAGACCTTCTATGAAGAGCTGGTTCTTACAACCAATTATTCGACAATCATTTGCTTTTTAACAGAAGCGTTGGATGTACAATTTGATGAGTCTGTAGCGCAAAAAGATTCTACAGCAACACCGCCTAAGGAAATGATCGTATGTTGTCCCGTTATTGAGTTTATTGTCGTGAAAACCTTCTTACAATGCAAAATATGTAAGGGAAAAGTAGATATTCGTCTAGGAACTGGTTTGGCAACCTGCACCAATGTTCACTGTGGTCGAGATTTCTCAGTCACTCATTTAAAGCAGCAACCGAACTGCTGCCAAATATGTGTTGTTTTGGATATGCGTAACGAATATGTTGCTTTAACCGTAACTGCTTACAGAGAAGTCCTTCAAGAATATTTCGGCGAAGAAATTGCGGATGAGGTGAAACTGCGATCCGATTTGTTGAATCTCACAGATGTTGATTTTGTTATCACCAAAGGTCAAAAAGTTAGCAAAATGACCATGCATAAAAAATGA